A single Streptococcus thermophilus DNA region contains:
- a CDS encoding Spy0128 family protein — protein MTQPVEESHNPVNRIKLHADVISNSYKSTIHLDGGRGDAIGDNLTHFNFELEKELTGRDLKDREFTFKLLDVTDGANPVELGETTNDAKSKIVVSDFSLSKPSIYHYCVTEVPGNDEDVVYDKLEADITIQLVRETVDNQVKLVAKVSYPEDGRYL, from the coding sequence TTGACACAACCTGTTGAAGAATCACACAACCCTGTTAACCGTATTAAGCTTCATGCTGATGTTATTTCTAATTCTTATAAGTCAACCATTCACTTGGATGGAGGTCGTGGAGATGCCATCGGGGATAACCTTACTCATTTCAATTTTGAACTTGAAAAGGAATTAACAGGTAGAGACCTCAAAGATAGAGAGTTTACATTCAAACTCCTTGATGTTACTGATGGTGCCAATCCTGTTGAGTTAGGGGAAACCACTAATGATGCCAAGAGTAAAATTGTCGTTTCAGATTTCTCACTTAGCAAGCCAAGCATCTATCATTATTGCGTGACTGAAGTTCCAGGAAATGATGAAGATGTGGTATATGATAAGCTAGAAGCCGATATCACTATTCAGCTTGTTCGTGAAACTGTCGATAACCAAGTTAAATTGGTTGCCAAGGTTTCCTACCCAGAAGACGGTAGGTATC
- a CDS encoding 5'-methylthioadenosine/adenosylhomocysteine nucleosidase has product MKIGIIAAMEQELVLLVEQLENKVEEIVLGNIYYTGRLGKHDVVLVQSGVGKVMSAMSVAVLADHFEVDALINTGSAGAVAPELKIGDVVVASRLVYHDVDLTAFGYDYGQMSMQPLYFESDPSFVETFEKVLAQASIDSKIGLIATGDSFIAGQDKIDAIKGHFPEVLAVEMEGAAIAQAAQSVKKPFIVVRAMSDTAAHDANITFDEFIIQAGKQSAAILVEFLKELA; this is encoded by the coding sequence ATGAAAATCGGAATTATCGCTGCCATGGAGCAGGAATTAGTGCTTCTAGTGGAGCAATTGGAAAATAAGGTTGAAGAAATTGTTTTAGGCAATATCTACTATACAGGACGATTGGGTAAACATGATGTTGTTTTGGTGCAATCAGGTGTAGGGAAGGTTATGTCAGCCATGTCTGTGGCTGTTCTGGCAGACCACTTTGAGGTTGATGCCCTAATTAACACTGGCTCTGCAGGAGCCGTAGCGCCTGAACTTAAGATTGGGGACGTGGTTGTGGCATCAAGATTAGTCTACCACGATGTTGATTTGACAGCTTTTGGCTATGATTATGGTCAAATGTCTATGCAGCCGCTTTACTTTGAAAGTGACCCTAGCTTTGTAGAGACTTTTGAAAAGGTTTTGGCTCAAGCCTCTATCGACTCTAAAATTGGTCTTATTGCGACTGGTGATAGTTTTATTGCAGGTCAGGATAAGATTGATGCTATTAAAGGGCACTTTCCAGAAGTCTTAGCCGTGGAAATGGAAGGAGCAGCCATTGCTCAAGCTGCACAAAGTGTGAAGAAGCCTTTCATCGTTGTCCGTGCTATGAGTGATACAGCAGCTCATGACGCTAATATTACCTTTGACGAATTTATTATTCAGGCGGGTAAACAATCAGCTGCGATCCTAGTGGAGTTTCTCAAAGAACTTGCTTAA